The nucleotide window TATATATCACAGAAATAGATGCCAAAGTATGAACATATGAATAAAAATCATTTAGGGATGCTTTATTATAGAGGGGTAAATTCAATTAATAAAATGAAATTTCCGTTAACTAATTTTATAAGAAATTTAATTCTCAATATGTATAAGAAATATTCAATATTGGTAGTTTTAATAACTTTCACAAAATTAATATTTATTGTGAATGTTTTTTCTCAAAATATTATTGTTTACAATTCGAGTAATTCAGGATTACCGGACGATGGTGTTACCTGTGTTACCCCTGATAAAAACGG belongs to Ignavibacteria bacterium and includes:
- a CDS encoding two-component regulator propeller domain-containing protein translates to MYKKYSILVVLITFTKLIFIVNVFSQNIIVYNSSNSGLPDDGVTCVTPDKNGAIWIGTQDSGIVKFYNNQWTRYDSANSGLPGNKIRDIVFD